Proteins encoded within one genomic window of Thermococcus sp.:
- a CDS encoding fibrillarin-like rRNA/tRNA 2'-O-methyltransferase, translating to MRIKAHKFPGVYIFVDEDGSERIATKNLVPGQKVYGERLIRSEGEEYRIWNPNRSKLGAAILKGLKNFPIKPGSSVLYLGIASGTTASHVSDIVGWEGRIFGIEFSPRVLRELVPLVEERRNIIPILGDATKPEEYRALVTKVDVIFEDVAQPTQAKILIDNARAYLRSGGYGMISVKSRSIDVTKEPEQVFREVEKELGEYFEVLERLSLEPYEKDHALFVVRKP from the coding sequence ATGAGGATCAAAGCCCACAAGTTTCCCGGCGTTTACATATTCGTGGACGAGGACGGGAGTGAGAGAATAGCCACCAAGAACCTCGTGCCCGGTCAGAAAGTCTACGGCGAGAGGTTAATACGGTCGGAGGGGGAGGAATACCGTATCTGGAACCCGAACAGGTCCAAACTCGGTGCGGCGATACTCAAAGGACTCAAGAACTTTCCAATAAAGCCCGGCTCATCAGTCTTATACCTCGGAATCGCCAGCGGAACAACTGCTTCCCATGTTAGCGACATCGTCGGCTGGGAAGGCAGAATCTTCGGAATAGAATTTTCGCCGAGGGTTTTAAGGGAGCTCGTGCCGCTGGTTGAGGAAAGGAGGAACATAATCCCGATTCTCGGCGATGCAACAAAACCGGAGGAGTACAGGGCGCTGGTCACAAAGGTCGATGTCATATTCGAAGATGTAGCACAGCCCACTCAGGCGAAAATCCTTATAGACAATGCGAGGGCATACCTCAGGAGCGGCGGTTATGGAATGATTTCCGTGAAGAGCAGGAGCATTGACGTGACGAAGGAGCCAGAGCAGGTCTTCAGGGAGGTTGAGAAAGAACTCGGCGAGTATTTCGAAGTCCTCGAACGGCTTTCCCTTGAGCCCTACGAGAAGGATCATGCGCTGTTCGTGGTCAGGAAGCCCTGA
- a CDS encoding C/D box methylation guide ribonucleoprotein complex aNOP56 subunit (functions along with aFIB and aL7a; guides 2'-O-methylation of ribose to specific sites in RNAs), translated as MKAYIAENVGGIYAFDEDGNLIKHLEFSGVPEASLEGLLKGEPVEELLSFLDELSANGYDEFVVESPELGRKLKELGYNAVGEFPNPAGENLRRSPAEFLGEDWFERYFKAGVALTRMRIQEQSGARDKMVIQAIEALDDIDKVNNLLISRLREWYGLHFPELDEILPKHEQYVTFVKSMGDRNNATKERLMGLGFNEAKAEKIANAARNSMGASLGKFDMAIIQRLASEVDDLYSLRRGIEDYLETAMDDVAPNMKGLVGAKLAARLISLAGGLKELAMMPASTIQVLGAEKALFRHLRSGAKPPKHGIIFQYPAINRSPWWQRGKIARALAGKLAIAARVDYFSGEYIAEELKKEVETRIEEIKGKYPNPPKKKTKPTKGTKKEKRRFFKSEKKGKGPKGRKEKGRSKKGEKNGKKKNEKGRKR; from the coding sequence ATGAAAGCGTACATCGCTGAAAACGTCGGGGGCATTTACGCCTTTGACGAGGACGGTAACCTCATCAAGCACCTGGAGTTCTCAGGGGTTCCCGAGGCGAGCCTTGAAGGGCTCCTCAAAGGAGAGCCCGTGGAAGAGCTACTCTCATTCTTGGATGAGCTGAGCGCAAATGGATACGATGAGTTCGTTGTTGAGAGCCCCGAATTGGGGCGGAAGCTGAAGGAGCTGGGGTACAATGCGGTCGGTGAGTTTCCGAACCCCGCGGGGGAGAACCTCAGAAGGTCTCCAGCCGAGTTCCTTGGAGAAGACTGGTTCGAGAGATACTTCAAAGCCGGTGTGGCGCTCACCAGGATGCGCATTCAGGAACAGAGTGGCGCGAGGGACAAGATGGTCATCCAAGCCATAGAAGCACTTGATGATATAGATAAGGTGAACAACCTACTGATATCACGCCTCAGGGAGTGGTATGGCCTCCATTTCCCCGAACTCGACGAGATTCTCCCGAAGCACGAGCAGTACGTGACGTTTGTCAAGAGCATGGGCGACCGAAACAACGCAACAAAGGAAAGGCTCATGGGGCTGGGCTTCAATGAAGCGAAGGCTGAAAAGATCGCTAACGCGGCCAGAAACTCAATGGGTGCTTCGCTGGGTAAATTCGATATGGCCATAATCCAGAGGCTGGCCAGCGAGGTAGACGACCTCTACAGTCTCAGGAGGGGGATAGAAGACTACCTCGAGACCGCTATGGATGACGTAGCCCCCAACATGAAGGGACTCGTGGGGGCGAAGCTGGCTGCAAGGCTGATAAGCCTCGCGGGAGGGCTGAAGGAGCTGGCGATGATGCCTGCATCAACCATACAGGTTCTTGGAGCCGAGAAAGCCCTGTTCAGACACCTCAGAAGTGGTGCAAAGCCGCCCAAACATGGGATCATCTTCCAGTATCCAGCCATAAACCGCTCACCGTGGTGGCAGCGGGGCAAAATCGCTAGGGCTCTGGCTGGGAAGCTCGCAATAGCGGCACGCGTAGACTACTTCTCCGGTGAGTACATCGCGGAGGAATTGAAGAAGGAAGTAGAAACCAGAATTGAAGAAATAAAGGGCAAATACCCCAACCCACCAAAGAAAAAGACAAAGCCCACAAAGGGCACGAAGAAGGAGAAGAGAAGGTTCTTTAAGAGCGAGAAAAAGGGCAAAGGGCCTAAAGGTAGGAAAGAAAAGGGCAGGAGTAAGAAGGGCGAGAAGAATGGGAAAAAGAAAAATGAGAAAGGCAGGAAGAGGTGA